In the genome of Anabrus simplex isolate iqAnaSimp1 chromosome 6, ASM4041472v1, whole genome shotgun sequence, one region contains:
- the LOC137501243 gene encoding histone H2B, translating into MPPKTSGKAAKKAGKAQKNISKGDKKKKRKRKESYAIYIYKVLKQVHPDTGISSKAMSIMNSFVNDIFERIAAEASRLAHYNKRSTITSREIQTAVRLLLPGELAKHAVSEGTKAVTKYTSSK; encoded by the coding sequence atgcctcctaagactagcggaaaggccgccaagaaagccggcaaggcccagaagaacatctccaagggagataagaagaagaagcgcaagaggaaggagagctacgccatctacatctacaaagtacttaaacaggtacaccctgatactggcatctccagcaaggcgatgagcatcatgaacagcttcgtcaacgacatcttcgaacgTATCGCCGCTgaagcttcccgtctggcccactacaacaagcgctccaccatcactagtcgggagatccagactgccgtccgtctcttgctgcccggagagctggccaagcacgccgtcagcgagggcaccaaagcagtcaccaaatacaccagctccaagtaa